A part of Ursus arctos isolate Adak ecotype North America chromosome X, UrsArc2.0, whole genome shotgun sequence genomic DNA contains:
- the HMGB3 gene encoding high mobility group protein B3 isoform X2: MAKGDPKKPKGKMSAYAFFVQTCREEHKKKNPEVPVNFAEFSKKCSERWKTMSGKEKSKFDEMAKADKVRYDREMKDYGPAKGGKKKKDPNAPKRPPSGFFLFCSEFRPKIKSTNPGISIGDVAKKLGEMWNNLSDSEKQPYNNKAAKLKEKYEKDVADYKSKGKFDGAKGPAKVARKKVEEEDEEDEEEEEEEEEEEEDE; this comes from the exons ATGGCTAAAGGTGATCCCAAGAAACCAAAGGGCAAGATGTCTGCTTATGCCTTCTTTGTGCAGACGTGCAGAGAGGAACATAAGAAGAAAAACCCAGAGGTCCCTGTCAATTTTGCAGAATTTTCCAAGAAGTGCTCTGAGAGGTGGAAG ACAATGTCTGGGAAAGAGAAGTCTAAATTTGATGAAATGGCAAAGGCAGATAAAGTGCGCTATGATCGGGAAATGAAGGATTATGGACCAGCTAAGGGAGGCAAGAAGAAGAAGGACCCTAATGCCCCCAAAAGGCCACC GTCTGGATTCTTCCTGTTCTGTTCAGAATTCCGCCCCAAGATCAAATCTACAAACCCTGGTATCTCTATTGGAGATGTGGCAAAGAAGCTGGGTGAGATGTGGAATAACTTAAGTGACAGCGAAAAGCAACCTTACAACAATAAGGCAGCGAAGCTGAAGGAGAAGTATGAGAAG GATGTTGCTGACTATAAGTCTAAAGGGAAGTTTGATGGCGCAAAGGGTCCTGCTAAAGTTGCCCGGAAAAAggtggaagaggaagatgaagaagacgaggaggaagaagaggaggaggaggaggaggaggaggatgaataA
- the HMGB3 gene encoding high mobility group protein B3 isoform X1, translating to MEVRMAKGDPKKPKGKMSAYAFFVQTCREEHKKKNPEVPVNFAEFSKKCSERWKTMSGKEKSKFDEMAKADKVRYDREMKDYGPAKGGKKKKDPNAPKRPPSGFFLFCSEFRPKIKSTNPGISIGDVAKKLGEMWNNLSDSEKQPYNNKAAKLKEKYEKDVADYKSKGKFDGAKGPAKVARKKVEEEDEEDEEEEEEEEEEEEDE from the exons ATGGAAG TCAGGATGGCTAAAGGTGATCCCAAGAAACCAAAGGGCAAGATGTCTGCTTATGCCTTCTTTGTGCAGACGTGCAGAGAGGAACATAAGAAGAAAAACCCAGAGGTCCCTGTCAATTTTGCAGAATTTTCCAAGAAGTGCTCTGAGAGGTGGAAG ACAATGTCTGGGAAAGAGAAGTCTAAATTTGATGAAATGGCAAAGGCAGATAAAGTGCGCTATGATCGGGAAATGAAGGATTATGGACCAGCTAAGGGAGGCAAGAAGAAGAAGGACCCTAATGCCCCCAAAAGGCCACC GTCTGGATTCTTCCTGTTCTGTTCAGAATTCCGCCCCAAGATCAAATCTACAAACCCTGGTATCTCTATTGGAGATGTGGCAAAGAAGCTGGGTGAGATGTGGAATAACTTAAGTGACAGCGAAAAGCAACCTTACAACAATAAGGCAGCGAAGCTGAAGGAGAAGTATGAGAAG GATGTTGCTGACTATAAGTCTAAAGGGAAGTTTGATGGCGCAAAGGGTCCTGCTAAAGTTGCCCGGAAAAAggtggaagaggaagatgaagaagacgaggaggaagaagaggaggaggaggaggaggaggaggatgaataA